In Treponema sp. OMZ 798, the following proteins share a genomic window:
- a CDS encoding ABC transporter ATP-binding protein: METLLDVKNIQKIYKARFSKQGTVALRDVSFSVKKNEFTAIMGESGSGKTTLLNLLATLDKPSSGEIFLQGEPVSKIKGKDIAAFRRNKLGFVFQDYNLLDQFSVKDNILLPLVLSNYPIDEMNRRLLPIAEKLGISDLLEKYPYEISGGQCQRAAAARAFITRPELILADEPTGALDSKSSDMLLETFTQMNEEGQTIIMVTHSARAASYAKRVLFLRDGNIYYEIYKGDMGQAVFRERINEGLFMMNRTGI, encoded by the coding sequence ATGGAAACATTACTTGACGTTAAAAATATTCAAAAAATTTATAAAGCCAGATTTTCAAAACAGGGAACGGTTGCCTTGCGCGATGTAAGTTTTTCGGTAAAGAAAAATGAATTTACGGCTATTATGGGCGAATCGGGGTCAGGAAAAACGACCTTACTCAATTTGCTTGCAACCTTGGATAAGCCTTCTTCCGGCGAAATATTTTTGCAAGGAGAACCCGTATCCAAGATAAAGGGGAAAGATATTGCAGCCTTTAGGCGGAATAAATTGGGCTTCGTGTTTCAAGATTATAATCTCTTGGATCAGTTTTCAGTAAAGGATAATATCTTACTTCCTCTTGTACTTTCAAATTATCCGATTGATGAAATGAATAGAAGGCTTCTTCCCATCGCAGAAAAGCTTGGGATTTCGGATCTTCTTGAAAAGTATCCTTATGAGATTTCGGGCGGCCAGTGCCAAAGAGCGGCTGCAGCAAGGGCCTTTATTACAAGGCCTGAGCTCATCTTGGCAGATGAACCTACAGGTGCCCTCGATTCAAAGTCTTCCGATATGCTTTTGGAAACCTTTACTCAAATGAATGAAGAAGGACAGACCATCATAATGGTAACCCACAGTGCACGGGCTGCAAGCTATGCAAAGCGCGTTTTATTTTTGCGTGACGGAAATATCTATTACGAAATATACAAAGGCGATATGGGGCAGGCCGTTTTTAGGGAAAGGATCAATGAAGGTCTTTTTATGATGAACCGCACCGGCATTTAG
- a CDS encoding HAMP domain-containing sensor histidine kinase → MKITEAGKLKINIIIKSFFKDNFLFIFTPSLLILVQVFILYLSNAEKGLASYISSLSISILIIFVILKFIFYYRKNTDYFDLLENCEINSGEISLNDEDFYSMQNLSLSQIIALSKIKKILLEREGAIYENRKMLIDQNDYFSLWIHQIKTPITSINILLQNMNSSKDEIFEIKKALLNIDNYTQMALHYLKLQRPDRDLDFSNFNLNDVLQNIFRKYRSIFIYKNIELNYKPCDLNIISDPVLFELMIEQIVSNSLKYCGIEGKKGILSIYIENRNPSVLVIEDNGIGISPSDLPKIFDKGYSGLNGRLSEKATGLGLYLAREIAERLNCELSIDSLQGEWTKARIKLGGEVLEHL, encoded by the coding sequence ATGAAAATCACGGAAGCCGGTAAATTAAAAATAAACATAATTATAAAAAGTTTTTTTAAAGACAATTTCCTCTTTATATTTACCCCCTCTCTTTTAATCCTTGTGCAAGTGTTCATCCTATATTTAAGCAATGCCGAAAAAGGGCTCGCATCTTATATAAGTTCATTAAGTATTTCTATTTTAATTATTTTTGTAATATTAAAATTTATTTTTTATTACCGTAAAAATACGGATTATTTTGATCTTTTAGAAAACTGTGAAATAAACTCAGGAGAAATATCTTTAAATGATGAAGACTTCTATTCAATGCAAAACTTATCTTTATCGCAGATTATTGCACTAAGCAAAATAAAAAAAATACTTTTAGAAAGAGAAGGTGCCATTTACGAAAACAGAAAAATGCTCATCGATCAAAACGATTATTTTTCTCTTTGGATTCATCAGATAAAAACGCCTATTACTTCCATAAATATTTTATTGCAAAATATGAACTCTTCAAAAGATGAAATCTTTGAAATTAAAAAAGCTCTTTTAAACATAGATAATTATACTCAGATGGCCCTGCATTATTTAAAACTTCAAAGACCTGACAGAGATTTGGATTTTTCTAATTTCAATCTAAATGATGTTCTTCAAAACATCTTCCGCAAATATAGAAGCATTTTTATTTATAAAAATATAGAGCTTAATTATAAGCCTTGCGATTTGAATATTATAAGCGATCCGGTTCTTTTTGAACTGATGATTGAGCAGATAGTTTCCAACAGCTTAAAGTACTGCGGAATAGAAGGCAAAAAAGGAATTTTGAGCATCTATATTGAAAATCGAAATCCTTCGGTTCTTGTAATTGAGGACAACGGAATCGGAATAAGCCCTTCCGACCTCCCTAAAATTTTCGATAAGGGGTATTCCGGTTTGAACGGCCGTCTCAGCGAAAAGGCTACAGGCCTCGGCCTTTACCTTGCACGGGAAATAGCCGAAAGGCTTAACTGTGAGCTTAGCATAGATTCTCTTCAAGGTGAATGGACTAAGGCAAGAATTAAACTTGGAGGAGAAGTTTTAGAGCATCTCTAA
- a CDS encoding response regulator transcription factor — translation MKQLIKILIVEDDSTIALGLKKNLEQWSFDVRCAKNFNNILEEFEDYAPSLVIMDIGLPAFNGYHWCSEIRNKSQVPIIFLSSRNDKMDIVMAMQMGGDDYIEKPFDIDVTIAKIQAVIRRTYQFTASMNEVNFAGTVLNLSTLILAYNKKTVLLTANEIKILKCLYLAQGEFVSREKIMDVLWQNNQFVDDNTLSVNITRLRKKLEGIGLFNFIENKKGLGYKLNENHGSR, via the coding sequence ATGAAACAGCTTATAAAAATTTTAATTGTAGAAGATGACTCAACAATAGCTTTAGGTTTAAAAAAGAATTTGGAACAGTGGAGCTTCGATGTGCGCTGTGCAAAAAATTTTAATAATATTTTGGAAGAGTTTGAAGACTATGCGCCCTCCCTTGTCATAATGGATATAGGGCTTCCCGCCTTTAACGGTTATCATTGGTGTTCCGAAATCAGGAACAAGTCGCAGGTTCCCATTATCTTTTTATCTTCCCGCAACGATAAGATGGATATTGTGATGGCTATGCAAATGGGAGGGGATGATTATATCGAAAAGCCCTTTGACATAGATGTAACCATCGCAAAGATTCAGGCCGTTATCAGGCGGACATATCAATTTACCGCTTCAATGAATGAAGTCAACTTTGCAGGAACCGTTTTAAATTTGAGCACCCTCATTCTTGCATACAACAAAAAAACCGTTTTATTGACTGCAAACGAAATTAAAATTCTAAAATGCCTTTACTTGGCTCAAGGAGAATTTGTTTCGAGAGAAAAAATTATGGACGTACTCTGGCAAAACAATCAGTTTGTAGATGATAATACCCTCTCGGTAAATATTACCCGTCTACGCAAAAAACTGGAGGGTATCGGACTTTTTAATTTTATCGAAAACAAAAAAGGTTTAGGATATAAGCTAAATGAAAATCACGGAAGCCGGTAA
- a CDS encoding sodium-translocating pyrophosphatase, producing MSISLALYAVLGGGIAALAYALVRTLWIYKQKVSDQALKEIGGHIADGAMAFLRREYITLLPFIAIVAVFLAIGNKGALKFQSLSFLLGALASMSAGYIGMRVATQANSRTTQAAKDQGLNGALKVAFSGGSVMGMSVVGLAFIGLFIVLILSTSMLGTEENTLKDIILPLATAFSLGASSIALFSRVGGGIYTKAADVGADLVGKVEAGIPEDDPRNPATIADNVGDNVGDVAGMGADLFESFVGSLVGAMILGLIVNTPDSSLKMKMMILPLLVSVTGLAASLIGTFFVKAKPGSNPQKALNTGTFGAAIVATIFVFFLVKFIMGDATFNGTQGYLHVFASTVIGLAAGVLIGIITEFYTGTGKKPVKGIVDACETGAATTIISGLAVGMRSAFPVMILIGASIFSSFMLAGLYGVGIAAVGMLVTLGIQLAVDAYGPIADNAGGLAEMAEFPKDVRNITDSLDAVGNTTAAIGKGFAIGSAALTAIILFTSFKEQAGVASVDITNINVLVGVLLGGVFPFLFSALTMSAVGKAAHKMIEEVRRQFKQHPGILENTEKPDYKRCVDISTQAALKEMVIPGLAAIITPILVGFAGGPAMLIGLLTGVTVSGVVLAVFMSNAGGAWDNAKKMIEGGIAGGKGSPSHKAAVVGDTVGDPFKDTSGPSINILIKLMSMVSLVIAPMLKLYWG from the coding sequence ATGAGTATTTCACTCGCATTGTATGCCGTGCTCGGAGGCGGGATTGCAGCCCTAGCCTATGCACTTGTAAGAACCTTATGGATTTATAAACAAAAGGTTTCAGATCAGGCTTTAAAAGAAATTGGAGGCCATATAGCCGATGGGGCTATGGCTTTTTTAAGAAGAGAATATATAACTCTTCTACCTTTCATCGCCATAGTTGCCGTTTTCCTAGCCATAGGAAATAAGGGAGCTCTTAAATTCCAATCTCTTTCATTCTTGCTTGGTGCTCTTGCTTCAATGTCAGCCGGATACATAGGTATGCGCGTTGCAACACAAGCAAACTCACGCACAACACAAGCCGCCAAGGATCAAGGCTTAAACGGAGCTTTAAAAGTTGCTTTTTCAGGCGGAAGCGTTATGGGAATGAGCGTTGTCGGTCTTGCATTTATAGGTCTTTTTATCGTTCTTATTCTCTCTACTTCAATGTTGGGAACTGAAGAAAATACCCTTAAAGATATTATTTTACCCTTAGCAACAGCTTTTTCATTAGGAGCTTCATCTATTGCCCTTTTCTCACGTGTAGGCGGCGGTATTTATACAAAGGCTGCCGACGTAGGAGCCGACCTTGTAGGAAAGGTTGAAGCAGGTATCCCCGAAGATGACCCCCGAAACCCTGCCACTATTGCCGATAATGTAGGTGATAACGTAGGTGACGTTGCAGGTATGGGTGCAGACCTCTTTGAGTCCTTTGTAGGCTCATTGGTAGGTGCTATGATTCTGGGTCTAATCGTAAACACTCCGGATTCTTCTTTAAAGATGAAGATGATGATACTGCCCTTGTTGGTTTCGGTTACAGGCCTTGCTGCTTCATTAATCGGAACTTTCTTTGTAAAGGCAAAACCGGGTTCAAACCCTCAAAAAGCTCTCAACACAGGAACATTCGGTGCCGCAATCGTTGCTACCATCTTTGTTTTCTTCCTAGTCAAATTCATAATGGGTGATGCAACATTTAACGGAACACAAGGCTATTTACATGTCTTTGCTTCTACGGTAATTGGTCTTGCGGCCGGTGTTCTAATAGGTATTATCACGGAATTCTACACAGGCACAGGAAAAAAACCTGTTAAGGGAATCGTAGATGCTTGCGAAACAGGAGCTGCAACCACAATTATTTCCGGGTTAGCCGTAGGTATGAGAAGTGCCTTCCCCGTCATGATTTTAATCGGAGCTTCAATCTTTTCAAGCTTTATGCTCGCAGGCCTTTATGGTGTAGGTATAGCCGCTGTAGGTATGTTGGTAACCTTAGGAATCCAGCTTGCAGTTGATGCTTACGGCCCCATCGCCGACAACGCAGGCGGTCTTGCCGAGATGGCAGAATTCCCCAAGGATGTCCGAAATATCACAGACAGCCTTGATGCTGTAGGAAACACCACGGCCGCTATAGGAAAAGGCTTTGCCATCGGATCAGCTGCTTTGACGGCCATCATCCTCTTTACCTCATTTAAAGAGCAAGCCGGTGTTGCAAGTGTAGATATTACAAACATTAACGTTCTTGTAGGCGTTCTCTTGGGAGGAGTTTTCCCCTTCTTGTTCTCAGCCCTTACAATGTCGGCTGTAGGAAAGGCTGCCCATAAGATGATTGAAGAAGTACGCCGCCAGTTTAAACAGCACCCCGGCATCTTGGAAAATACCGAAAAGCCCGATTACAAGAGATGCGTAGACATCAGTACTCAGGCTGCCTTAAAGGAAATGGTTATCCCCGGCCTTGCCGCAATTATTACACCCATCCTTGTAGGTTTTGCAGGAGGCCCCGCCATGTTAATCGGTCTTTTGACAGGTGTAACGGTTTCCGGCGTTGTATTGGCCGTCTTTATGTCCAATGCGGGCGGTGCATGGGATAATGCAAAGAAAATGATCGAAGGCGGAATCGCAGGCGGAAAGGGTTCACCCTCTCACAAGGCCGCTGTTGTAGGCGACACTGTAGGCGATCCCTTCAAGGATACTTCCGGCCCCTCCATCAATATATTGATTAAGCTTATGTCAATGGTTTCATTGGTTATAGCCCCGATGTTAAAACTATACTGGGGATAA